The following DNA comes from Centropristis striata isolate RG_2023a ecotype Rhode Island chromosome 3, C.striata_1.0, whole genome shotgun sequence.
aacaattcttacctatttttttgatcaaacaatatctcattgtacacaaaaggaacccagaatgtgtatattgtataatagtttaattttgcaataaaagttgtgtatatacaaaaaaatcattctcactgtactgcactttcaaaataaaataagtaattgtgcacaaaaattagaaatgtcattgtcgtacaaaaataattgttattgttggtgagtctcattgtttcaatcaatgtatttgtatcttccaaatatacataaatgagattcttaaataagctaaaataaatgttttgaataCTTAAAAATCATATTTGCTGTTtcttaatgtgcccctctgattaaacactggcccctgcttggcccccacagtaaaactggtccagaaccgccactgattgtgggattaataaagtaattttcttcttcttcttcttctttattatTCAGTAcacttttctctctgtttgctTACCTTGACGCTGTAAGAGGCTCTGTCATCTCGCAGCTCTCGGAGCAGCTCAGCCAGCAGAGTATCAGCTGTGGTCCCGGACAGGAAGCGGGACGGACTGCGGCAGAAAGCAGAAACCCTCTCGGCCCAGTTCACCGCCATTGTCGCTCAAATCCAGAACCTTAGCGCCGTGCAGAATGTCAGGTCAACGACTCCTCCACACATGACACAAGGCACACATCAAGCTGAgactttaaaatgaaacatgaaatcCTGCTGACTGACGACAACACACCCACAGACACAGCGAGTGGGTTCCGTGTTGTGTCACGTGCACATTTACAGTGGCGGTGTTGTGTTAGCGCCACCTGCTGCTCGGAGTGTAGAGCAGTAgttccagtggcggttctagaccagttttactgtggggacCAAGAAGGGGCCAGTGTTTTATcagaggggcatatttaaaaacagcattcaaaccctttattttagcttatttaaaaatctcatttaagcatatttggaagatacaaatacattgattgaaacaatgagacttacgaacaaaaacagttatttttgtacgacaataatatttctcatctttgtgcacaattactttttttttttttgaaagtgcagtacagtcagaattatctttttttttaatatacacacgcttttattgcttttatttaactacacactgtaaacattttgggttccttttgtgtacaatgcgatattgtttgaagaaaaaataggtaagaattgttccgtcattcatcgtttaaaattgatcattttattattattttattaagccagagactccttggaaagtaataacgtgctactttgggatttgtcagaaaagacacaaaaatacccaaaaaagaatcaaattgaccacaaaatgatcaaaaaaagacacaaaattaccaaaaaattacataaaattaagcaaaaaaggactcaaattgaccacaaaatgaaaaaaagacacaaaatgactaaaaaaatacacaaaatgaccaaaaaaaggaaacaaaatgaccaaaaaaagacacaaaatgaccaaaaagacacaaaatgaccaaaaaaagacaatattacaaaaaaagacacaaaatgaccaaaagacacacaaaatgactaaaaaaaaagacattaaatgatcaaaaagactaaaacacatgaacactttaacacagtggagacagagctgacttccaaaatgagttgacgacccccagaaatcatctggctaccccaattggggtcgggaccccaatgtTGAGAATAGCCGGTGTAGACTATGGTCTCAACTAGTGATGGTACAGACTGTGCCGAGGCTTCGGAGCGTGTGTTGAAAAATCCAAGAAGTCTTTTATGAAGCGCAgatcgatttaaaaaaaaaaaaaaactttattaagaAATTCAAATACAGTCAGAACATTTGTGTATTATAtccatgtatatatgtatatgtattatgTCTATGTATTATGTGTATGCATATATGTCTATGtattatgtgtatgtatatatgtctatgtatTATGTccatgtatatatgtctatgtatTATGTCTATATGtctatgtattatatatatgtattatgtctATGTCAATATATCTATGTCAATAtgtctatgtatatatgtctatgtatTATGTCTATGTCATTATGTCTATGTCAATAtgtctatgtatatatgtctatgtattatgtacatgtatatatgtatatgtattatgtctatgtattatatgtatgtattatgtCTATGTCAATATGTCTATGTATAtgtctatgtatatatgtctatgtatatatgtctatgtatatgtctatgtatatatctatgtatatatgtctatgtatATATCTATGCATATATGTCTATGTATATGTCTATGTATAtatctatgtatatatgtctatggttcAAACGAGCAGGAACAGTTCAAGGGCTTTACACAGTTGATGCGATAGAGGGCGCCGCTGAGTCATTCATCATCTCACAAACAACAGAAGAAGTATGAATGGACCAACCACTAACGAGTCAACAAGGAAGTCGTTTTAAGGCGCCAATTTAGATTTGTCGCTGAAGTTGAAACAGTTGAAACACACAGTTTGTATTTACTGTTGTTAGCTGGCTCTATAGCTGCGACCATGGCTGAAAACACCTTCCCTGTCTATGCCGTAGACGACATAGTGAGCTTTTACCGGACAGAAGTTCTCACAGGTCAAGAGGCTAAACAGCTAACGAAGAGCGACCTGACTCCTCCGAAGGTACGTTAACCCTCTACTCTGCGTATCGACAAACGTACATCTGTGATAATAACCACACAATGAACGTTTGAACGGTTCGTGAGAAATTGGCATAACTATCGTTACATAAAGGCCGAGATATTATCCAAGTTATAACTAACAGAGCAGTTAGTTCCAGTTGTTAGATTGTCTAccgtttattatatatattgctaTTATAAAAAAACGGTTGCATGGTaggaagaaaatgcaaaaaaaaaaaaaaatctaattgtaGTCCTGTGAAAAGTGACCTTAGAAGATTCACAGTCAGTCTAAaacctcagtgtgagactaggctgggactaaaaactctgagctgatagtcttccaggagtcttttccaaatattttcaaagtcttctggtgtataggtagcataaattaaataaattgaccATTACCTATTACATGCTTGGAAACGATAACACACTTGCTTGTCTGTCAGAACATCAATATGTTGTTCAAGCTAGGTTAGTGGTTCAAATGAAGAGTTTTTCATATCGAAATTGTTGTGAAAACTTGATTCATCAACTCCTGCAATTCAATGCTCACATGCCTGTATTTATAGTGAAATATAACTTCAGACTGTAATTCATCTGCAGTTACAGCTCAACATAGAAAAAGGTGTGAGGGAAAACCCAACAGGGCAGTGTGTACTTAAAACTCTGAAACATTGGACACACTTGATTTGACAACCTTGGATAGAGCAGAAAGGATAATCAATAATTGAATCCACCAAATAGTTATGGAcactattttaatatttgattaaTCCTTTTAGTCAGCAAAAACAGTGAACTTTGGCTTGTTTCACCTTTGCAATGTTAGGGTTCACAGCTTTTCTTTTCTATATAAACGTAAAATAAACATGGATAgggttattttaattattaattaattaattatatattattaattttatatttaaaatgtctgaGAATTCCAACTATAATTTCCACAAGCTCAAGGTTATATATTCATTGCTTATGGTCAGAAACCCAAACATATTCAGTTCACAATCAAATATGTAATTAAAAGTGGTGAATCGTCACATTTTAGAAGCTTTAAGCAGCAAATGTTTGGCCTTTATGCTTAAAAAATGgctgaaaaacaacagaaaagaatTGGCAGACAAATCCacaatggaaaaaataacaacTCAGATTTCTCTTTCagctaacgattattttcattatcgtttaatctgtcgattatttaaacgattaatcgattagttgtttggtcaatacattttttaaaaatgtcaataagtgtttcccaaaccacaagatgacgtcctcaaatctcttgttttgtccacaaaccaaacagatattcagtttattgtcaaaaaggaacaaagaaaccagaaatattcacattgaagaagctgaaatcagagaatttggacttattgtcttaaaaaaaactgctcaaaccaattatttgatAATCAAAGTAGTTGACAATTTATTCATTGTTTgattaatctaataattattGCAGCTCTACATGTTGCAGCTCTACATGTGGgcatgtgagagaaaaaaaatctaaatccaGTTTTCCAAAATTGGTCGGAAACCACAAAAAACTATTCAGCCAGCTGGATTCTagtgaggcaaaaaaaaaactggaccAAACGAGATCCTGGCCTGTATTTAAAATGCTGTTTGAGTGTCAGCCATCAGTCTTCTACGGTCAGATAAACTACAAATCATAACTGTAACTCACTTATTTTCTCTTCCAGCCAGAGACAGTCCAAACATTGTACACGAGAGTGTTGCAAATGCTGTTTCGTTTCAGACCCGAGTGTCACTCCATGGTAAGTATCGGCAGTGTAACATTAAGCATGTTTACAAGTTTATTAATCTCACAATGGCTTCCAGGTCACACTGATCAGTCTCATGTATTCCCTGTGTTTTGCATTATAACACCCCTTTACATGCCTCATGTATATGTTGTCAATTATGTGGTGATATATGTCCTGGAGTCTATGACATACCACCACAATCACGTAGTCATCTTTTCTACATTTAAGagcttcatttttgttttcccaCAGGTTCCATTTGAGGTGAACATTCAGAATCCACAATATAATGAGGCATCAACTGCAATCTTCAGTGTCAACATGCGCATGTGAGTTTTATAATAgtcataatataataaaataataatgctaatgcattttgtttttagtcacctttcaggactctcaaggttgccttacaataaacaatttttaaaaaacccaataataataaaaacagcaatggcagtaattattgaacaacaataaaacaattacaaataagaacaataataaaaacaacattgacAGTtataataaacaacacaaacagtacAGACAAAAATTGGCAACGTTAAtaaaattatgaatatattaGGGGTAGACCAGTGTAAACAGGTGCGTTTTGAGATGTGACCTAGGagtaaatagataataaaaagaagGGGGCCAAGGATAGAGCCCTGTGGTACACCACAAGTGACTGGGGAGGGTTGGGATTTGTGGTTCTTGAGTTGTACCATCTGTGTGCGACTGGGGAGGTAGGAGGTGAACCAGGAGAGTGTGGTGAGAGTTAAACCTGATCTGCTACCTCTctacgaagcatccagaccccttaggtcatctggaactggcttgttgtgtgtcccaagaacaagaactaagcggtgtgaggcagctttcagttattatgctcctcacctgtggaacaaactacctgtagatctgaggtctgcccaaacactcagctcctttaaatcaggactaaaaacactattgtttactgcagcataCTCttcactttaacacttatctgctgtgctctactgcccttactttttaactacgcaatgtttgacttgtgctttttattattttatctattttcttatcctgctgtatcttattttatctcatttgtatttctatttccctgttttaattgactgtttttactgttttcaattgtgtcttgctgtttttaatgtttatgtaaagcactttgaattaccttgtgttgaattgtgctatacaaataaacttgccttgcctaaacCAATGGAGTTTAGGTGGTTGAGGAGGATTCTATGGGAGAttgtgtcaaaagctgcagtgaCATAATATTTCATAGATCACAATAAGTAACAACTGCCACAGAGTAAAAGACAGGATCACCGCTGATAACAATTTTATGGATATACTGAATTTAGATTGATGCAAGCCAACCAAACAGACTGTAGTCAATAGAGCACACAGCTGGTTTTGTTATTCTTTGTTCAGTACTTAAAAGTCTGCTGATCTGGAATTGGGTTTAACAAGATTGTATTCAAGGTGTGTGTTCTAACTTCACTATGTGTTTTCTAGGAGGCAGTTTCTGCCAATGTGCTTCATGTACGATTTCACCCTGAAAGACCTTTTATTTCCCAGTAAGTATTTGTTTTCGTATCTGTCCAAGTGTCTCTGAAACTATTTTGTGTTTCCACATGATAATGGTCTCTTTCTGCCTTTCTAGAAAAACAGAAGACTCTCTCTATTCTAAGTGCCATCATGAACTTTCTTCACTTCAGGAAGCAGAGGATGGAGATCATCTTGGAGAAGCAGGCCAAATTCGTATGTTTTTGATCCTCAATTCCGAGTATGTTAACTGTGAGTCAACAGATAACATACCAGGAATTAAGGCTGTATGCacatctttttgtctcttttctttacATTCGAAGCTTCTGTTGAGGTTTCGGAACCAAGCTTCAAATGTCTGTCTTCATGTTGTATGACATCATCGTCCTCAAAAGATCTGAGAACAAAACTGTCAACTTGAATCGTGTGATTCATCAGATTAAATAGGTTAAAGCTGAAATAGTTATTGTGGTTATATATATaaccctgattcccaaaaagttgggtagctgtaaaaacaatgaacagAATTGTAAATCCTTTGACACCTACACTTTATTGAATGCATTAAACAGACATATTTAACATTTGATATTTGACATTAAATATTCAGATATTTAATGTCCATTTGGgctaacttttgttttttttgtaaatatacgcCCATTCTGTATTTGcatgtagtttttatttatgttttacacaaacgcatgtcccaactttttttggaaacaTGGTTGTAAATGTAACTGCTGTTAGACTGCCATACAGGTGCATGGCTCCTTTTGTGTGCAGCAAGCGGAAgagcatgttgttgtttgttactGCAGAAAAAAGGTTGCTTTTGAAAGCCTAAACGCTAACAAATACGGCTTTAAgctaaatatttaatttgataaaaaaattaatggGCTTTGATAATTATTCCGAagatctttttaaaaacatgtttgtcttTTGGACTATACAATGCTCTGGAGTTATCGGTATTGTTTAGATTACACAAgcccaaaacaattacaaataacaTAATACTTAAATTATTAGTGTAgccaatttatttttctatgactgtGCAGAGTTACCAGGTTTAAATGGATTGacggaataaaataaaaatttagaTAAGAAGCTTTGAATTTGAAACaaagaatttgactgtaaacgTTACAAATTAGATGCATACTAggattgaaaaggaaaaaaatctctGCAGGCTAAATAGACATCCTGAACAAATGAATAAccactactttttttttattactttattgcaggttatgaGATTACAAATATTAgcagcttcatcacatattcaattcatcctgccacatttatgcattttttacaagaggcagcgccaaaagaataaaaaaaaaacaagtaaatattcatgtttaattgtttgcttattcaattaattatttcattgaggagaagaaagagaagacaagagaaaataaaaataaccataacCACTACTTGATGAAAAATAGATATTTAATGTGGATTTGAAAGAGAATTACCACTATATGCAGACAATTCTCTATTTGCACTTGATGTTATGTTTAAATCTTCctggttcttttttttcttgtgtgttgaTTAGAGCTTTCTATATaaccaaaatgttgtttttctgactGCCATGGCTGTTATTTTCATTGGCATGGAGCAACCATTCTCCTGGTGTGTTCAGTCTGCAGTTGCAGTGATTGTAACAGTTCCTCTCTCCTCCGTCAGAGGGCCGACGTGGACAGGCTGCAGGCTTACAGCAAAGGCACTTTAGAAGCAGAGAAGAAGATTGAGATACTGACGTAAGTCTTGGATGATAAATGTGTCTATATGTAGATATTTAGACTTTGCTGCTTACAgcttctttaacccatttaggcctacaatgactgtaaaaaaaaagtgcctgTAGAACCtaggtgattttaaaataaccccctaaaacctgaagtttttctggaaattcaacagaagtgttaacgcttcctactaaataataggtttttcagcctctgtagctgatagaaatgaaatttgagagtttatagctgttatatctgagctccctccgctatagttgtcttccatgatttcaaagttctggaaaagtcccatgttgcattgcgacactgccacatgtattctcattttgtgtcttttttttaatagtagttttgtgtcttcttttgttcattttgtgtctttttttttgtcattttgtgtctctttttttagtctttgtgtatttttttttgtctttttgtgtctttttttagtctttttgtgtcttttttggtcattttgtgtcttttttttttagtcatggtgtgtcttttttgtcttttttttttggtcttttttttggagatgatttcaaagttctggaaaagtcccatgttgcattgcgacactcccacatgtattctgatgcatttcaatggccaagagaccgaaaataggtggaaaaaaactacaaatactacaaaacgacgtatctgctttcccagCTCTAATGGTAGGGTAACACAACagcttttgttagtaaaggttgcaaacccctgctttaaagtgaaataaaagctgaattTAGCCTGAACATAAAATACACTCATTatcatactgttttttttgtttgtttttttgttttttacatttgagaCGACATACCAACTTTTTGGTATCAGGCTTATATGTTTCCAAATGAAATGTCTGTGGGTTTGGACTGTGAGTTTGACAAGAAGATGTTAGACTAAAGATGAATTGCTTAATTCAAAATGCATAACTAAGAAATTTACtgacaatgacacaaaacaattgAATGATGATCTATTGTGTGATCTTTTGAATACAAATGTTATGCCAAGATCTCATACTAAATATGTCATTCATTATGAAGTTGTGTTATGATCACAAGATATCAGAACATCATTAGATGAATGTCCGTTCCGGTGACATAAAGGGCAACAGTTCCACTTTGCACATAAGCGTCTGTCTTGTGTCTGCTCAGGACCATCCCACCAGAGCAGCAGGCTGAGGCCGACGAGCTGGCAGCCGCTCTGTCCGAGCTCAAGTCCACCACCATGCATGAATACCAGGAAGTGGTGAGTGGTGATGAAACACAGTCAAAATTATAGAACCTTATGTCATCTGCTCTCAAGTAAAATGTCATCTCCTTACAGAATGCAAAAAATGATATCATCGCAGAGCggaaaaccaagatggcagagAAGACTCAGAAACTGGTATGTGactgctgtaaatgtttgacacCAACCTTCTATGTCTTTGTAGTAATATTATGTTGTTCTTTGCTATGTTtatatagttaatgaaaactaacgaaataacgaaaactagaatcggggaaaaaaacgataactaactgaaactgtattttgtggttacaaaactaactaaaattatagtgaaaatgtccttttttatctttgtcaacttttttcatatgtaaacctttttggttgatatgaaatctatttcatctatctggttttatgacttaaacttattggggctgagatggatcagacaaaggaaataaaggaaacatttattgtgactttattgaatctggtacccaacaaatacccccttacaaaaaaactaacactaaaactaatgaaaactaaactgaaactaagcattttccaaaaaataaaaacgaattaaaactagcaaactcactctaaaaactctttaaaactaactgaattggAAActaaaattgacaacgaaatcaaaactaaaactaatgaaaaatccaagaCTATTATAACATTGGTTATATCTTGGTCGACATCATTtctcacccaacaaataccccattgcaaaaaaactaaaactaataaaaaacgaaactaaaactaagcattttttgaaaaaataaaaactaattaaaactagcaaactcactctaaaaactaactaacgaaaacaaaactaaaactaatgaaaaatcccaaactattataacattgaACCACATAGAAGAAAAGGTAAAGCGTGTGCTGTTtggatatgtgtgtgtcagGCCCAGGTGAAGGTGGAGGTCAGCAACCTGAAGGAAGAAATCACCAAACTCAAGTCTCAGATTGTGGACTCTCCAGAGGAGCTGAAGAGTCAGATGGAGAAGATGAGGGAGAACGTCAGGAACATCAAGAACTCCATCGTGAGTAGATACGAAAACGGGGTTGTCTCTAAAAACTGGCATTTTGAAATTAGACTCATTAGTTAGAGTGATACATGCAGCCACTTTTGTCATTCACCTGTATGATCCGTTCTTGGTGGCACTGATTTCAGGAAGAAACAGATGAGCGTGTGGTGGAGCTGCAGAACATGGCTCAGAGTGTGACTCACACTGAGGCTGAGATCCAGCAGATTTACAACCTGCTGCAGGACCTGGAGAGCAGCATGAACAATACCAAGCAGCAAATGGAGGAGGTACGAGTCCACACCTACCTTTCAATACGCAAACACATCTATATCACTTTGAACAAAAGCAATTGGGAGAGATGGGGAGAAGAGAAAGGGAAATAAAAGATgtagaaaatgcaaaaaaatctaaacagatctttttttgtctgtgattGTTGTTACTTactaaaccagggatgggcaacttaaatgctggagggggccacagtttttcatggacactaccacagggccacatataggagcgtgcacttaaccagatatgatgaaactgcaattttaaatatgtttacagtgcagtaacttaacatatttcatgctcaaatgcatgtataacagtataaataggaatacaacattttttgaaaaaatgaccactgatttctttttttcttgcaacattaagtaattttgtgcatttttacattgcaattttaagatttcatgctcaaaggcatgtagttgtactgagggccacttcaagtgagggtgtgggccgtatgtggcccctgggcctccagttgcccatccctgtactaaatgaaaatacaaaaagacatcACAGCAACACTAAGGTGACACCTTCAGAGATTTCACGTAAAGCTGAATGTTAAAATGTAGTGACAGCAGACTGGTTACCTTGCATACAGTTGTTACGCTCATGACTAAGTGTGACAagagaactgaaaaaaaaaaaaaaaaacgaggtgTTTGCACTCATTTATCTTTCAAGGTGTACAAGATTGATGGGTTTGACTTGTACTTCTCCCAGGGGGAGCTTACCGTCCTACCTGGTTCATTCCACCATAGACCCGTAAAATCTTGTGGGAAACAGTGGGACAGGATGGATGACTTTCATCtataacaggggtctcaaactcaaattacctaggggccgctggaggcagtatcaaaaggacccaaaaaagacacaaaatgaccagaaaacaaacgcaaaatgaccaaaaaaagacacaaaatgaaaaaaaaaagacacaaattattaaaggaaagacacaaaatgacctaaaaagacaaaaaaattaccaaaaaaagacacagaattaccaaaaaagacacaaaattattaaaagacacaaaatgacctaaaaagacaaaaaaattaccaaaaaaagacacagaattaccaaaaaagacacaaaatgacctaaaaagacacaaaattaccaaaaaaagacacaaaattacaacaaaaaaaaagacgcaaattttaccacaaaaaaaaattaccaaaaaaaacacaaaattattaaagacacaaaattaccaaaaaaaaataatgaaagggaccttccacatacaacacggtaaagtgccattcatataaaactcacattaaacttttatatcaaggtgggcgccacaaaatatcatcacgagggccgcaattggcccacgggccgcgagtttgagacccatgctctataATCTATCTTCCTTAGTAGtaattgttttgttctgtgtgtttgtgtgtagcaCCAGGAGCTGCTAGCTCAGTATGAGAAGAAGCAGAAGGAGCTGAAGAACCTCTGCATGGAGGAGGGCCAGATGAAGCGAGCTCTGGGCATGAAGCTGGACAAAGAGTCCAAACAGAAAATCCTCaggcagaagaagaaagagaggaaggagcAGCAGGATCAAGACGTGCTGGGGTATTTTTGTGCCGCTGCTGGTCATTTCTACAATATTATTCAATCtacataccgtatttcctcaatttaaagccgggcccctgttaatgaccggcctcatttagtaagtggatgtaaaaacatttttttttattttttttttactttctttttattgatttttctgtgaacaaacaaaacacaaacatataattatGCACACAGAACAGGTACATCAGACAGGGTCATCCATAGCAAAATCACAATGGCAGGTTTTGTTCTAAACAAAGGGCTGGCAGAAATCAGGCTGACGAATCGGATCTAGAGGCTTTAAGGCACCCACAGTTCTCTAGTCTCTCTCGGTCCACAGGGACACAAAATACCTTTGTCTGTGCTGTCCACAAGGTCACcggtacaaaaaaaaaccccataacaagcagaaatggaatatatatatatacatatttatactaGGGGAGAAACGCTCCTGGCCCaggggaaaaatacaataatataaaataaaaatttaagatTTTCCCACACAGAATATGCAATCACGTCTCATATATGTAGTCCCTCCATTTCTTCCAGTATTATTCACCTTTTTCAGTATTGTATCTCAGGGAGAATGTTAACCTTTCCATGTTATAGATTTCTTCAACTATTCCTATCCAGTCTGAAATTGTCGGACACTCCTTGCTCAGCCATTTTCTGGTTATTGCCTTTTTGCTACTAGCCAATAATAGTTGTAATAGGTATCGGTCTTGTTTATTTATCTCAGTTGGTATGTTTCCTAAATATATAACACTGAAACTGAGATCAGGCTGCAAATTGATTATTGAATTGATTGCTGCTATAATGTCTTcccaataaaatgaaattatagGACATTCCCAGAATATGTGAAAATGGCCAGCTGACATATTACAACATCCTCTCCAACATTGTCCTTGAGCTGGGTTATTGGTCTGTAAACTTTTGATTCTGGGAGTTATAAAGAATCTAGATATAAAGGGTGTTTTTCTATGTGAATTCCCTCCACAGATCTGAGCTAAAAGTAGTGGACAATGTCCTAC
Coding sequences within:
- the nuf2 gene encoding kinetochore protein Nuf2, which encodes MAENTFPVYAVDDIVSFYRTEVLTGQEAKQLTKSDLTPPKPETVQTLYTRVLQMLFRFRPECHSMVPFEVNIQNPQYNEASTAIFSVNMRMRQFLPMCFMYDFTLKDLLFPKKQKTLSILSAIMNFLHFRKQRMEIILEKQAKFRADVDRLQAYSKGTLEAEKKIEILTTIPPEQQAEADELAAALSELKSTTMHEYQEVNAKNDIIAERKTKMAEKTQKLAQVKVEVSNLKEEITKLKSQIVDSPEELKSQMEKMRENVRNIKNSIEETDERVVELQNMAQSVTHTEAEIQQIYNLLQDLESSMNNTKQQMEEHQELLAQYEKKQKELKNLCMEEGQMKRALGMKLDKESKQKILRQKKKERKEQQDQDVLGQCNQIVQKRDDEIRDITRQTQEVKANIQSLRDACSKETEKAQALYDTLSTSMDDLHRRIEMYVVDLKQDVTKMSANF